From one Paenibacillus terrae HPL-003 genomic stretch:
- a CDS encoding GNAT family N-acetyltransferase, whose protein sequence is MQHLKLHHLNTLSHNGQKIYVEGPVSADQLRSFQMHPQLDAFRKPKEQFDALVDISGLPEGRIIIAHDGETILGYVTFHYPDEMERWSEAGMKDLLELGAIEVADEYRGLGLGSQMIRVAFEDGQLESYIIFTTEYYWHWDLKGSGLSVWEYRRMMERLMKTVDMVWYATDDPEICSHPANCLMVRMGEDVPLTSREQFDRIRFVRRFMY, encoded by the coding sequence ATGCAGCATTTAAAACTGCACCATTTGAACACGCTGAGTCATAACGGGCAAAAGATCTACGTAGAAGGCCCCGTATCCGCTGATCAACTGCGTTCATTTCAAATGCATCCACAACTGGACGCCTTTCGCAAGCCGAAGGAGCAATTCGACGCGCTGGTGGATATTTCGGGACTGCCGGAAGGCAGGATTATCATCGCTCACGATGGGGAAACCATTCTCGGATACGTGACTTTTCACTATCCAGATGAGATGGAACGCTGGTCGGAAGCCGGAATGAAGGACCTGCTGGAGCTTGGAGCCATTGAGGTAGCCGACGAATATCGCGGTCTGGGTCTGGGAAGCCAAATGATCCGAGTGGCCTTTGAGGACGGACAACTGGAATCCTATATCATTTTTACGACTGAGTACTATTGGCATTGGGATTTAAAAGGCAGCGGTCTCTCCGTATGGGAATACCGCCGCATGATGGAACGTCTGATGAAAACCGTGGATATGGTCTGGTACGCTACGGATGATCCTGAAATATGCTCCCACCCGGCGAATTGTCTAATGGTCCGAATGGGTGAGGACGTCCCCCTCACATCACGGGAACAGTTTGACCGTATCCGGTTTGTGAGAAGATTCATGTATTAA
- a CDS encoding CoA-binding protein → MAFENPSREEIKSILEQVGNIAVVGLSDKSDRTSYMVSYAMQKRGYRIIPVNPAAAGQTILGETCYASLEEVPEPVELVNVFRRSEYCAEVAREAAAIGAKVLWLQQGIISQEAADIAQEHGMTVIMNRCIKVEDSVTQAVRKG, encoded by the coding sequence ATGGCTTTTGAAAATCCGTCAAGAGAAGAGATCAAAAGCATTTTGGAACAAGTAGGCAACATTGCGGTTGTAGGTTTGTCTGATAAATCAGACCGGACCTCGTATATGGTGTCTTATGCTATGCAAAAGCGTGGATACCGGATTATTCCGGTTAATCCTGCGGCAGCGGGGCAAACGATTTTAGGAGAAACTTGCTATGCAAGTCTCGAAGAAGTACCTGAGCCTGTCGAGCTGGTCAATGTATTCCGCCGCAGTGAGTATTGCGCTGAGGTTGCTCGTGAGGCAGCTGCCATTGGTGCCAAGGTTTTGTGGCTTCAACAGGGCATTATTAGCCAGGAAGCCGCTGACATCGCGCAGGAGCATGGAATGACGGTTATTATGAATCGCTGCATTAAGGTAGAGGATTCCGTAACCCAAGCTGTACGCAAAGGATAA
- a CDS encoding 5'-methylthioadenosine/adenosylhomocysteine nucleosidase: MSRIYGLIGAMDEEIELLLAAMTEASKSVKAGITYTKGVIHGQQVVVCKSGVGKVNAAVTTQILIDSFGAEQIIFTGVAGAVHPDLNIGDIVISSTCMQHDMDVTPLGYTRGVIPYQDTSEFVADPDLVHLAEQACQSFGDRYIIGKVLSGDQFVASRELVAALHQEMGGACTEMEGAAVAQTAHMNAVPYVVLRSMSDKADGSAHVNFGEFTVESSHRSHRIVEYMLKHLG, from the coding sequence ATGAGCCGTATTTATGGATTAATTGGTGCCATGGATGAAGAAATTGAGCTGCTGCTTGCTGCAATGACTGAAGCTAGTAAGTCGGTCAAGGCTGGAATCACCTATACAAAGGGAGTTATTCACGGTCAACAGGTTGTCGTATGCAAGTCCGGTGTAGGTAAGGTCAACGCTGCGGTAACGACACAAATCCTTATCGATAGCTTTGGAGCGGAACAAATCATATTTACAGGAGTGGCAGGGGCGGTGCATCCGGATTTAAATATTGGGGATATCGTGATCTCCTCGACGTGTATGCAGCATGATATGGATGTAACGCCTTTGGGTTATACCAGAGGGGTCATTCCTTATCAGGATACCTCGGAGTTTGTGGCTGATCCTGATCTTGTTCATCTGGCTGAGCAAGCCTGTCAATCCTTCGGAGATCGTTATATTATCGGCAAGGTGCTTTCCGGTGACCAATTTGTCGCCAGCCGTGAGCTGGTGGCTGCATTGCATCAGGAGATGGGTGGTGCTTGTACCGAGATGGAGGGCGCAGCAGTGGCTCAGACAGCCCATATGAACGCTGTGCCATACGTTGTCCTCCGCTCTATGTCTGATAAGGCAGACGGATCTGCCCACGTTAATTTTGGCGAATTTACAGTAGAATCTTCCCATCGTTCTCATCGGATTGTGGAGTATATGCTGAAGCATTTGGGTTAA
- the ccpA gene encoding catabolite control protein A: protein MTVTIYDVAREAGVSMATVSRVVNNNPNVKPQTRKKVYEAIEQLGYRPNAVARGLASKKTTTVGVVIPDISNSIFAEIARGIEDIANMYHYNIILCNADKRKEKEIRVINTLLEKQVDGLLFMGGTVTDEHIQAFHTAAVPIVLCATSDEKGSYPSVDIDHEAAAFDAVNTLIRHGHRQIAMISGTLQDPANGYARFQGYKRALETAGIEYQEDLVRIGNYRYESGVEAMKYFLGLKKKPSAIFAATDEMAIGAIHSIQDEGLKVPDDFSVISVDNIRMASMVRPQLTTVAQPMYDLGAVAMRLLTKLMKKENVENPRVILPHETILRLSVNYLD, encoded by the coding sequence GTGACGGTAACGATCTATGATGTAGCTCGCGAAGCCGGTGTCTCAATGGCCACGGTATCCCGCGTAGTTAACAATAATCCTAACGTAAAACCTCAGACCCGCAAAAAGGTATATGAAGCGATTGAACAATTGGGATATCGCCCGAATGCGGTGGCAAGAGGCCTGGCTAGCAAGAAGACAACGACCGTTGGCGTGGTTATTCCGGATATATCGAACTCAATTTTTGCAGAAATTGCGCGCGGTATTGAGGATATTGCGAATATGTATCACTATAACATTATTTTGTGTAATGCCGATAAGCGGAAAGAAAAAGAGATTCGTGTCATCAATACGCTGCTCGAAAAGCAGGTTGATGGACTTCTGTTCATGGGTGGCACAGTAACGGACGAGCATATTCAGGCCTTTCATACGGCTGCGGTTCCTATCGTTCTGTGCGCAACGAGTGATGAGAAAGGCAGCTACCCTTCGGTTGATATTGACCATGAAGCCGCTGCTTTTGATGCAGTGAATACATTGATCCGCCACGGGCACCGTCAAATCGCGATGATTAGTGGTACTCTTCAGGACCCCGCGAATGGCTATGCACGTTTCCAAGGCTACAAGAGAGCGTTGGAAACAGCAGGAATTGAGTATCAGGAAGATCTCGTGCGAATCGGGAACTATCGTTATGAGTCCGGTGTGGAGGCAATGAAGTATTTCCTGGGCCTCAAGAAGAAGCCAAGTGCGATTTTTGCGGCTACGGATGAAATGGCAATTGGTGCGATTCATAGCATTCAGGATGAAGGTTTGAAAGTACCAGACGATTTTTCTGTCATCAGTGTGGACAATATCCGTATGGCTTCCATGGTTCGTCCGCAGCTTACGACAGTAGCGCAACCGATGTACGATTTGGGTGCAGTAGCGATGCGTTTGCTGACCAAGCTGATGAAGAAGGAAAACGTGGAAAATCCTCGCGTCATTTTGCCGCATGAAACGATTTTGCGGTTGTCGGTTAATTATTTGGACTAG
- a CDS encoding glucose PTS transporter subunit IIA: MNWLGSLQQLGRAVMLPTMVLPAAAILLSLGSLPWSAWGFPMVSDMANAAGHGIFYFMPYLFAVGVALGMSNQAGQAGLAALAGMAIYDQVTLRFGNGLIHPATLIGIILGVISGVAYNRFKSIKLPEVLQFFGGTRFVLLLIGLFSAVFAGLMLIVAPLIQRGLQLIAGLELSLGGFGLFIYGILYRVLAAFGLHHLLNNIFWFQLGTYKTPSGNIVQGDLPRFFAGDPTAGYFMSGLFPIMMFAIPAIALAIIQEAREDLKPKVQKTFLTAALVCFFTGVSEQIEFAFLFAAPYLFLVHAVMSGLAMWLTFELDIHHGFSYSAGFIDYVLNFHLSHNAWLLIPLGVAYGLVYYVLFRWAIRRFRIPTPGREEGSVLEDWAGNIPYSAPLILEALGGKENIVRVEACITRLRLTVHNDRLIDTGAIKALGSAGLINLGGGNLQVVFGTYSELIREEIAKLMERDLPQVLFNAPVHGKMLPIHEVPDKIFATKLVGDGVAFVPERGELVSPVYGTVMHLYPTMHALGISTREGIEVLLHIGIDTSQLKGNFTAMVEAGDTVEPGQLLIKFDLQALREQAPSLVTPMVITNPDRVKSWSFAPFKTVKKGQASVMSVVLHDRNVGGLET; the protein is encoded by the coding sequence ATGAATTGGCTCGGATCCTTACAACAGCTTGGTCGTGCTGTCATGCTCCCGACGATGGTGTTACCGGCTGCTGCTATATTACTAAGTCTCGGCAGCCTTCCCTGGTCCGCTTGGGGATTTCCAATGGTGTCTGATATGGCTAATGCGGCAGGACACGGGATTTTTTATTTTATGCCGTATTTGTTTGCGGTTGGTGTAGCACTCGGTATGTCAAATCAGGCAGGTCAGGCGGGATTGGCGGCATTGGCTGGTATGGCTATATATGATCAGGTCACATTGAGATTTGGAAACGGACTCATTCATCCGGCGACGCTCATTGGCATCATTTTAGGTGTCATATCAGGGGTGGCGTATAACCGCTTCAAAAGCATTAAGCTGCCCGAGGTACTCCAATTTTTTGGAGGGACTCGATTTGTTTTACTGCTAATCGGCTTGTTCTCCGCCGTGTTTGCAGGACTGATGCTGATTGTGGCTCCACTCATTCAGAGAGGATTGCAGCTTATAGCAGGTCTGGAATTGAGCTTGGGCGGTTTCGGATTGTTTATTTACGGTATTTTGTATCGGGTGTTGGCGGCTTTTGGCCTTCATCATCTGCTTAATAATATATTCTGGTTTCAACTGGGTACATATAAAACACCGTCAGGCAACATAGTGCAGGGAGATTTACCCCGATTTTTTGCTGGCGATCCGACGGCGGGCTATTTTATGTCAGGGTTGTTCCCGATCATGATGTTTGCGATTCCAGCCATTGCGCTGGCGATTATTCAGGAAGCACGTGAAGACTTGAAGCCAAAGGTGCAAAAGACATTTTTGACTGCTGCACTGGTCTGCTTTTTTACCGGTGTATCGGAACAAATCGAGTTTGCCTTTTTGTTTGCTGCTCCTTATTTGTTCCTTGTTCATGCAGTGATGTCCGGTCTGGCTATGTGGCTTACCTTTGAGCTGGATATTCATCATGGTTTTTCATATTCAGCGGGTTTTATAGATTATGTACTCAATTTCCATCTGTCACATAACGCCTGGTTGTTGATTCCGTTAGGGGTGGCGTATGGGCTGGTGTATTATGTACTATTCCGCTGGGCGATTCGGAGGTTCCGTATTCCCACTCCAGGTCGCGAGGAAGGTTCAGTTCTGGAGGATTGGGCTGGCAATATTCCTTACAGTGCTCCGCTCATTTTGGAGGCGCTCGGCGGGAAGGAAAATATTGTTCGGGTGGAAGCCTGCATTACGCGGTTGCGCCTCACCGTCCACAATGACCGGCTGATTGATACTGGAGCGATAAAAGCCTTGGGCTCGGCTGGACTCATCAACCTGGGAGGGGGCAACTTGCAGGTTGTGTTCGGGACGTATTCGGAGCTGATTCGTGAGGAAATCGCGAAGCTTATGGAGCGTGATCTTCCTCAAGTGTTGTTCAACGCCCCTGTGCATGGAAAAATGCTGCCGATTCACGAGGTGCCGGATAAAATTTTTGCGACGAAGCTGGTCGGGGATGGAGTTGCTTTTGTTCCCGAACGAGGTGAACTTGTGTCTCCGGTGTATGGTACGGTTATGCATCTGTATCCGACCATGCACGCTTTAGGCATCTCTACACGAGAGGGAATTGAGGTTCTGCTTCATATAGGGATTGATACTTCACAGCTAAAAGGGAATTTTACTGCTATGGTAGAAGCAGGCGATACGGTGGAACCGGGACAATTGCTGATCAAATTTGATTTGCAGGCACTGCGGGAACAAGCTCCGTCTTTAGTGACTCCTATGGTCATTACGAATCCGGATCGTGTGAAGTCATGGAGCTTTGCTCCGTTTAAAACAGTGAAAAAAGGTCAGGCCTCGGTAATGTCCGTTGTGCTGCATGACAGGAATGTTGGAGGGTTAGAGACATGA
- a CDS encoding rhodanese-like domain-containing protein: MTQIALIEPSELRARLQAGEQLQLIDVREAEEVAEGMIDGAKHIPLGQIPSRLEEIERTGEIIFICRSGYRSERACEYLQQLGYEGCTNMTGGMLQWSQEQ; the protein is encoded by the coding sequence ATGACGCAAATCGCCCTGATTGAACCTTCTGAGCTTCGCGCACGCTTGCAAGCAGGAGAACAACTGCAATTGATTGACGTTCGCGAGGCAGAAGAAGTAGCGGAAGGCATGATTGACGGTGCCAAGCATATTCCGCTCGGACAGATTCCGAGTCGTCTTGAGGAAATTGAACGTACCGGTGAAATTATCTTTATTTGCCGGAGCGGTTATCGCAGCGAACGAGCCTGCGAATATTTACAACAGCTCGGTTATGAAGGCTGCACTAACATGACCGGCGGTATGCTGCAATGGTCACAAGAGCAGTAA
- a CDS encoding type 1 glutamine amidotransferase domain-containing protein, whose product MSRLAGKKVIALVDEEFEDLELWYPVYRVREEGAEVHLAGAEKGKKYIGKYGVPAEAEYAFEELNSRDYDGILVPGGWAPDKLRRYPKVVQLVQEFHAAHKPIGQICHAGWVLISAKILDGVTVTSTPGIRDDMENAGAIWKDEAVVTDGHIVSARRPPDLPPYGKAFCDLLANNAQK is encoded by the coding sequence ATGTCGAGACTTGCCGGAAAAAAGGTTATCGCCCTGGTAGATGAGGAATTCGAGGATCTGGAGCTATGGTACCCCGTGTATCGCGTTCGTGAAGAAGGCGCAGAAGTGCATTTGGCCGGTGCTGAAAAGGGTAAAAAATATATCGGAAAATATGGCGTACCTGCTGAAGCGGAATATGCCTTTGAGGAATTGAACAGCCGCGATTATGACGGGATTCTTGTCCCCGGAGGCTGGGCGCCTGACAAACTGCGCCGCTATCCCAAGGTGGTTCAACTTGTACAGGAGTTTCACGCCGCCCACAAACCCATCGGGCAAATCTGTCACGCAGGCTGGGTGCTAATCTCCGCCAAAATTTTGGACGGTGTCACCGTAACATCCACACCGGGCATCCGTGATGATATGGAAAACGCAGGAGCCATCTGGAAGGACGAAGCTGTCGTGACAGACGGACATATCGTATCTGCCCGCCGTCCGCCTGACCTTCCGCCATATGGAAAAGCGTTCTGTGATCTGTTGGCAAACAACGCCCAGAAATAA
- the acsA gene encoding acetate--CoA ligase, which translates to MKIEELQAVVPTSNMGPYEQAYNRFQWEDAERHFTWYESGKVNMAHEAIDRHVEEGRGSKTALLYCDANRHEAYTFSQLRASSNRFGNVLRKYGIGKGERVFIFMPRSPELVISLLGILKVGAVVGPLFEAFMETAVKDRLEDSGAVALVTTPALLSRVKREELPELRHIFVVGDVDEREQGIIDFETEMLTSSEELEPEWLSREDGLIIHYTSGSTGKPKGVYHVQNAMIQHYYTGKMVLDLREDDVYWCTADPGWVTGTSYGIFAPWLNGATNVIRGGRFSPEDWYRTIERHEVTVWYSAPTAFRMLMSAGEDIVDKYDLGSLRHVLSVGEPLNPEVVRWGWQVYKQRIHDTWWMTETGGQMICNYPELPIKPGSMGKPLPGIQAAILDDRGQVLPPNRMGHLAIRTPWPSMMNRIWNNPNKFQEYFRFSGWYVSGDSAYMDEDGYFWFQGRIDDVINSSGERIGPFEVESKLLEHPAVAEAGVIGKPDTVRGEIIKAFIALREGYTPSEALQQDIYRFVKEGLSAHAAPREIEFKEKLPKTRSGKIMRRVLKAWELNLPTGDLSTIED; encoded by the coding sequence ATGAAGATTGAAGAACTCCAGGCTGTAGTTCCCACATCCAACATGGGCCCGTATGAACAAGCTTACAACCGCTTTCAGTGGGAAGATGCAGAGCGTCATTTTACGTGGTATGAATCAGGCAAAGTGAACATGGCGCATGAAGCGATTGACCGGCATGTAGAGGAAGGGAGAGGCAGCAAAACGGCGCTGTTGTATTGTGACGCGAACCGCCATGAAGCCTACACCTTTTCTCAGTTGCGTGCCAGCTCCAACAGGTTTGGTAATGTGCTGCGTAAATACGGAATTGGCAAAGGGGAGCGGGTATTTATATTCATGCCGCGTTCTCCTGAGCTGGTCATTAGCCTGCTTGGCATTTTGAAGGTAGGCGCGGTTGTCGGGCCTTTATTTGAGGCATTTATGGAAACGGCGGTCAAGGATCGGCTGGAAGATAGCGGGGCGGTGGCGCTGGTGACAACGCCTGCACTTCTCTCGCGCGTAAAGCGTGAGGAACTTCCGGAGCTGCGGCATATTTTTGTAGTTGGCGATGTGGACGAACGGGAGCAAGGGATTATTGATTTTGAAACGGAAATGCTTACATCCTCCGAGGAACTTGAACCGGAATGGCTGAGTCGTGAAGATGGGTTGATTATTCATTACACGTCAGGCTCAACGGGCAAGCCTAAAGGCGTGTATCATGTGCAAAACGCGATGATTCAGCACTATTATACCGGAAAAATGGTGCTGGATCTGCGTGAAGATGATGTGTATTGGTGTACAGCCGATCCCGGTTGGGTTACAGGAACGTCATATGGCATTTTTGCCCCATGGCTGAATGGAGCAACAAATGTTATTCGTGGCGGTCGTTTTAGCCCCGAGGACTGGTACCGAACCATTGAGCGTCACGAGGTGACCGTATGGTATAGCGCTCCTACGGCGTTTCGGATGCTCATGAGCGCAGGGGAGGATATCGTTGACAAATATGATCTCGGGAGCCTGCGGCATGTGCTATCCGTCGGAGAGCCGCTAAATCCCGAGGTGGTGCGCTGGGGCTGGCAGGTATATAAGCAGCGTATTCATGATACCTGGTGGATGACGGAAACGGGTGGCCAAATGATCTGTAATTACCCTGAGCTGCCGATTAAGCCCGGCTCGATGGGAAAGCCATTGCCTGGCATTCAGGCCGCTATTCTGGACGACAGAGGGCAAGTGCTGCCGCCTAACCGAATGGGGCATTTGGCGATACGTACGCCGTGGCCGTCTATGATGAACCGTATATGGAACAACCCGAACAAATTTCAGGAGTATTTCCGTTTTTCCGGCTGGTATGTGTCCGGTGATTCTGCCTATATGGATGAGGACGGATACTTCTGGTTTCAGGGACGAATTGATGATGTCATTAACTCGTCCGGGGAGCGAATTGGTCCTTTTGAGGTCGAGAGCAAGCTTCTGGAGCATCCCGCTGTAGCGGAGGCTGGAGTGATCGGAAAACCGGATACCGTGCGGGGAGAGATCATTAAAGCTTTTATCGCGCTTCGTGAAGGATATACACCTTCTGAAGCTTTGCAGCAGGATATTTATCGCTTTGTCAAAGAAGGGCTGTCTGCCCATGCTGCACCACGTGAAATTGAGTTTAAGGAAAAGCTGCCCAAAACCCGTTCCGGTAAAATTATGAGACGTGTACTGAAAGCTTGGGAGCTTAATCTTCCTACAGGAGATTTGTCTACCATAGAGGATTAA
- the ptsP gene encoding phosphoenolpyruvate--protein phosphotransferase, translating to MIEGIGAAAGVAIGKAFVLPSWEWDLPEQKMDAVDLAKEFERLYEGIRTSKSEIQFIKDEFREMVGPEESSIFDAHLAILEDPEFMNEVRGIIERQYKAAEVAVKEAIDHFVTMFDLLDDEYMKERAIDIKDVGNRLLKHLLGAPEVTLPKDTQPYILVAKELSPSQSAHLNPSYVLGIVTMNGGKTSHSAIMARAMGIPLVSGLESNLNLPVQTGDMMVVDGDLGKVYVKPEKPIIDHYTVLRDEQLRRKEQLQVLASVEAVTKDGTELRLAANISSVKELEAALKHGAQGVGLFRTEFLYMDRKSAPDEDEQYEVYRLVAEKAGNHSVVIRTLDIGGDKPLDYLQLPVEENPFLGYRAIRISLDWKELFKTQLTAILRASAAGNIKVMYPMISSVEEIRQADAILKEAMADLDARGLAYNPHIQQGIMIEVPAAAMIADLLAAETDFFSIGTNDLVQYVLAVDRMNEQIAHMYHPYHPAVLRMLRMTAQAAHQAGIDVSVCGEMAGDERSIPLWLELGIHQLSMSPQSLLRVKHRVLNTSAAEATLVAQVCFGMSTGAAIEDKLTAVSVNCISVGPGRQ from the coding sequence ATGATAGAAGGCATCGGCGCCGCAGCAGGTGTGGCAATCGGGAAGGCTTTTGTCCTGCCGAGCTGGGAGTGGGATTTACCTGAGCAGAAAATGGATGCGGTGGATCTCGCGAAGGAATTCGAGCGGTTGTATGAAGGGATACGCACATCCAAAAGTGAAATCCAGTTTATTAAGGATGAGTTTCGGGAAATGGTGGGACCGGAGGAATCCAGCATTTTTGATGCGCATCTGGCTATATTGGAGGACCCTGAATTCATGAACGAAGTTCGTGGAATCATCGAGCGCCAATATAAAGCAGCCGAGGTGGCTGTTAAGGAAGCGATTGACCATTTTGTAACGATGTTTGATCTGCTGGATGATGAATATATGAAGGAGCGGGCAATCGACATTAAGGATGTGGGGAATCGGTTGCTCAAGCATTTGCTGGGTGCGCCGGAAGTAACTCTTCCGAAGGACACACAGCCTTACATTCTGGTAGCCAAGGAGCTTTCTCCATCTCAATCGGCCCACTTGAATCCAAGCTATGTATTAGGAATTGTGACTATGAATGGGGGCAAAACATCGCATTCCGCGATCATGGCCCGTGCGATGGGCATTCCGCTCGTTTCGGGACTGGAGAGCAATCTCAATTTGCCTGTTCAGACTGGGGATATGATGGTTGTCGACGGAGACTTGGGTAAGGTTTATGTGAAGCCGGAGAAACCCATTATTGATCATTATACGGTATTACGTGATGAGCAGCTCCGCAGAAAAGAACAGCTTCAGGTGCTCGCTTCCGTGGAAGCCGTGACCAAGGATGGAACTGAACTGAGGCTGGCAGCGAATATCAGTTCTGTCAAGGAACTGGAGGCGGCATTGAAGCATGGGGCGCAGGGTGTTGGACTGTTCCGCACGGAATTTTTATATATGGATCGAAAATCTGCACCGGATGAAGATGAGCAGTATGAAGTATATCGGCTGGTAGCAGAAAAGGCAGGAAACCACTCCGTTGTTATCCGTACATTGGATATCGGCGGGGATAAACCGCTGGACTATCTTCAACTGCCGGTGGAGGAAAACCCGTTTCTCGGCTATCGCGCTATACGCATCAGTCTCGATTGGAAGGAATTATTCAAGACACAACTGACAGCTATTTTACGTGCCAGTGCGGCAGGGAATATCAAGGTCATGTATCCGATGATCTCATCGGTGGAGGAGATCCGCCAGGCGGATGCTATCTTGAAGGAAGCTATGGCGGATTTGGATGCGAGAGGGCTTGCCTACAATCCACATATCCAGCAAGGGATTATGATCGAGGTGCCAGCGGCAGCAATGATTGCCGATCTACTCGCTGCTGAAACAGATTTTTTCAGTATAGGTACGAATGATCTGGTACAGTATGTGCTGGCCGTAGACCGCATGAACGAGCAGATTGCCCATATGTACCATCCATACCATCCGGCTGTGCTGCGAATGCTGCGTATGACGGCACAGGCGGCTCATCAAGCGGGGATTGATGTGAGTGTGTGCGGTGAAATGGCAGGAGATGAACGCTCCATCCCCTTGTGGTTGGAGTTGGGAATACACCAGCTAAGCATGTCTCCCCAGTCCTTGCTGCGAGTTAAGCATCGTGTGCTGAACACGTCCGCAGCTGAGGCAACGCTGGTTGCCCAGGTGTGCTTCGGCATGTCTACAGGCGCGGCGATCGAAGACAAGCTGACCGCAGTTAGTGTCAATTGTATTTCGGTTGGGCCTGGACGGCAGTAA
- the aroA gene encoding 3-phosphoshikimate 1-carboxyvinyltransferase, giving the protein MDVIVRPTPSLQGEIGALSSKNYTTRYLLTAALTDGKSTIYYPAHSEDSDAMRRCIADLGAVLEEDDEKIVITGFGSHPRAVKELNVGNAGAVLRFLMGIASFCPDVTFVNTYPDSLGKRPHDDLIDALGQLGVRVDHREGKLPIRIQGGQAKGGKIQVSGSVSSQYLSALLFLTPLLEEDSEIEVLHDLKSKVVIGQTLEVLQEAGIIIHASDDYMSFRVPGRQSYQPRTYTVQGDYPGSAAVLAAAAVTNSDVTIHRLKEQSKQGERAIVDVLRMMEVPLTHENDTVVVNGNGRLKAIEFDGDAATDAVLAMVAAAVFADGTSRFYNVENLRYKECDRITDYLNELTKAGARVEERQAEIIVHGRPEGVEGGVEINAHFDHRVIMALTVVGLRAQKPLVIKDAHHVAKSYPQYFDHLTTLGASVEWVK; this is encoded by the coding sequence ATGGATGTTATCGTTAGACCTACCCCTTCCTTGCAGGGAGAGATTGGGGCCTTGTCCTCCAAGAACTACACTACTCGTTATTTGCTCACAGCGGCACTTACGGATGGAAAAAGCACCATTTATTATCCAGCACATAGCGAAGATAGTGATGCTATGCGTCGTTGTATCGCTGATCTGGGAGCAGTGCTGGAAGAGGATGACGAAAAAATTGTCATTACGGGCTTTGGTAGCCATCCTCGTGCTGTGAAGGAGTTAAATGTGGGGAATGCCGGAGCGGTGCTCCGTTTTTTGATGGGGATTGCATCCTTTTGTCCGGATGTTACTTTCGTTAATACATATCCTGACTCATTGGGTAAACGACCACATGATGATCTAATTGATGCGCTGGGCCAATTGGGTGTGAGAGTGGACCATCGCGAAGGTAAGTTGCCGATTCGTATCCAGGGCGGTCAAGCTAAGGGCGGCAAAATTCAGGTGTCCGGTTCGGTTAGCTCACAATATTTGAGCGCTTTGCTATTCCTTACACCTTTATTGGAGGAAGACAGCGAAATCGAGGTGCTGCATGATCTGAAATCCAAGGTGGTTATTGGTCAGACGCTGGAGGTGCTCCAAGAGGCAGGTATTATCATTCATGCAAGTGACGATTACATGTCTTTCCGTGTTCCGGGACGACAATCTTATCAGCCGCGCACGTATACAGTGCAGGGGGATTACCCGGGCAGTGCCGCAGTGCTGGCAGCGGCTGCGGTAACGAACTCGGATGTCACCATCCATCGGCTAAAGGAGCAGAGCAAGCAGGGAGAACGTGCTATTGTAGATGTGCTTCGTATGATGGAAGTACCGCTGACGCACGAGAACGACACAGTTGTCGTGAACGGGAATGGACGTTTGAAGGCCATCGAGTTTGACGGCGATGCTGCAACCGATGCTGTGCTGGCCATGGTGGCTGCTGCTGTATTTGCTGACGGCACGTCCCGTTTTTATAATGTGGAAAATTTGCGGTACAAGGAATGTGATCGCATTACCGATTATTTGAACGAACTGACCAAGGCCGGAGCTCGCGTGGAGGAACGTCAGGCTGAAATTATCGTACATGGCCGACCGGAGGGGGTCGAAGGCGGCGTTGAAATTAACGCACATTTTGATCACCGTGTTATTATGGCTTTGACGGTGGTCGGTCTACGGGCCCAGAAACCGCTGGTAATCAAGGATGCGCATCATGTTGCCAAATCATATCCGCAATATTTTGACCATCTGACGACGCTTGGCGCCTCTGTAGAGTGGGTAAAATAA
- the ytxJ gene encoding bacillithiol system redox-active protein YtxJ yields the protein MVTMTKMTTVQQLNSALGASSDKPLLLFKHSTRCPISSRAHQEMETYLQGTPDENIEYGIIYVVEDRPVSNEAADRLQVKHESPQAILIKDGEAVWHTSHSNITAHALHDHLT from the coding sequence ATGGTGACGATGACGAAAATGACTACTGTTCAACAATTAAATTCGGCACTGGGAGCGTCATCAGACAAACCGCTGCTTCTCTTTAAACATAGCACACGCTGTCCGATTAGTTCCCGTGCACATCAGGAGATGGAAACCTACTTGCAAGGCACTCCCGACGAAAATATTGAATACGGTATCATTTATGTAGTAGAAGACCGGCCGGTGTCCAATGAGGCTGCGGACAGGCTCCAGGTGAAGCATGAATCGCCGCAGGCCATTTTAATCAAGGACGGAGAGGCTGTCTGGCATACATCCCATTCGAATATCACAGCCCATGCGCTCCACGATCATCTCACCTAG